The following proteins come from a genomic window of Salvia hispanica cultivar TCC Black 2014 chromosome 4, UniMelb_Shisp_WGS_1.0, whole genome shotgun sequence:
- the LOC125222240 gene encoding ATP-dependent helicase BRM isoform X2, with translation MQSGGGAQQGGGGGGHGRTNAASASASLSPSSSAGSAFDQQQQQRQQQQHQQQRQQQQHQQQRQSRSQQFMKRPEGNDALLAYQAGTIHGPLGAGNFSAASGSMQLPQQPRKFIDLGQQHGSPNNPDQSHNRSQGVELQMLNPMQQAYMQYAFQSAQQKSTLGMQSQQQVRPAMFGSLGKDQEMRMANMKMQELISMQGANQSQGSSSKKPSEQVAQSDKHADNSHRPLLDQRSDTKPNYPPLGGQGIQPAPMQAPQSQQNIMSMTNNQMAMAAQMQSMQALALERNIDLSHPANANVVAQLIPLMQSRMAAQQKANENSTGLPSGSFNKQHVTSPPVGNESSPHGNSSSDVSGQSGSSKARQAVSPSTLGVNSNAAPPNNSSTISAQQFSVQHFPHRQQSSLGHGMPPIQPSQSPGNPNEGVDSFLAKTSVAESSQAQNARQPNRSPQSATPSNEGDVGNPSTSQGGPSSQLRQLHTGFTKQQLHVLKAQILAFRRLKKGDVTLPRELLQAIAPPPLDLQMQQVLSPPANAGKDKLSGETVEEQTKHMEFSEKGAHDAKSVAGVVNMKTEGSGDGRAAAAAASMQNSVSAAKEQRFVGPPGKEEPQYIGSSGKCEQESEPGNQNTPVRNDVAVDRGKGIATQSSASDPVQVKKPIQASNTPQPKDAGSTRKYHGPLFDFPIFTRKHETLGSSMMNNNSNLTLGYDIKDLFADEGREIHKRKRAERIGKIDEILGVNLERKRIKPDLVTRLQIESKKLQLAECQARLRDEIEQQQQEIMAMPDRPYRKFVRLCERQRQDLNRQSQANQKATREKQLKSIFHWRKKLLEAHWAFRDARTARNRGVHKYHEKMLREFSKLKDDDRNKRMEALKNNDVERYREMLLEQQTNVPGEAAERYAVLSSFLSQTEEYLHKLGSKITATKNQQEVEEAAHAAAAAARAQGLSEEEVRAAAACARDEVSIRNRFSEMNAPRDSQSVNKYYNLAHAVNERVIRQPSMLRAGTLRDYQLVGLQWMLSLYNNKLNGILADEMGLGKTVQVMALIAHLMEFKGNYGPHLIIVPNAVLVNWKSELHTWLPSVSCIYYVGGKDQRAKLFSQEVLAMKFNVLVTTYEFIMYDRTKLSKIDWKYIVIDEAQRMKDRESVLARDLDRYRCQRRLLLTGTPLQNDLKELWSLLNLLLPEVFDNRKAFHDWFSQPFQKEGPAHEDDWLETEKKVIIIHRLHQILEPFMLRRRVEDVEGSLPPKVSIVLKCRMSAIQSAIYDWIKSTGTLRVDPEDEHRKCQKNQNYQAKTYKTLNNRCMELRKACNHPLLNYPYFSDFSKDFLVRSCGKLWVLDRVLMKLQRTGHRVLLFSTMTKLLDIMEEYLQWRRLVFRRIDGMTSLEDRESAIVEFNRPDTDCFIFLLSIRAAGRGLNLQSADTVIIYDPDPNPKNEEQAVARAHRIGQTREVKVIYMEAVVGKISSHQKEDEFGSGGVVDSDDDLAGKDRYVGSIESLIRNNIQQYKIDMADEVINAGRFDQRTTHEERRLTLETLLHDEERYQETVHDVPSLHEVNRMIARSEEEVELFDQMDEELDWAEDMTRYDQVPDWLRANTQEVNTTIAKLSKKPSKNAVYGGMQPPGEVASEISERRRGRPKGKTPVYTELDDENGEFSDASSNDRNGYSVQEEDDGDIGEFEDDESTEAPGVNKDQSEEDAPVSADGYEYQRALDNVRNNSILDEAGSSGSSSHSRKLMRMVSPSVSSQKFGSLSALDGRPGSRSKKLADELEEGEIAVSGDSPMNQQHSGSWIQDRDEGEDEQVLQPKIKRKRSIRLRPRPVRTEEKPSDRSSFRPGDPTMLPVHMDNKYKTQASDDRSHKVLGDTSSMKSEKIDSSTKNKRNLPSRRNTANVQSTLRSGRVNYGPAVAYDSSEHLTENLDTKVVKGPKTSGPKMSEVVLRKCKTVISKLQRRIDYEGHQIIPQLTELWKRNDYASGDGDCLLDLRKIHNRVDKSEYSGVMGFVSDVQLMLKSSMQYFGFSYEVRSEAKKVHDLFFDIIGVAFSDTDFREARSSMSFTAPVSTPATGPSSRQFPSAQGKRQKSVKDVDSENTPFPKTQTRTPIHTVESSKARNLMPHKDSRLGSSSSRDLGQPDDARPFTHPGDLVICKKKRKDREKSGTKSGNGSAGPLSPTGIGRVMKSPGSVSGAKDIGSSQHGWGPLSPQQGNSSGGSVGWANPVKRMRTDAGRRRPSHL, from the exons ATGCAATCCGGTGGTGGGGCCCAACAgggcggaggcggcggcggccatGGCCGGACTAATGCCGCATCGGCCTCTGCTTCTCTGTCCCCATCGTCCTCCGCCGGGTCCGCATTTGATCAGCAGCAACAGCAgaggcagcagcagcagcatcaACAGCAGAGACAGCAGCAGCAACATCAACAGCAGAGACAG TCAAGGTCTCAACAGTTTATGAAGAGACCTGAAGGGAATGATGCCCTTCTAGCGTACCAAGCTGGCACGATACATGGACCCCTGGGGGCGGGCAATTTTTCTGCCGCATCTGGCTCCATGCAGCTGCCTCAACAGCCCAGGAAGTTCATTGATTTGGGCCAGCAGCATGGTTCCCCTAATAATCCGGATCAAAGTCATAATAGAAGTCAAGGTGTTGAGCTACAAATGTTGAATCCGATGCAACAAGCTTATATGCAGTATGCATTTCAGTCAGCCCAACAGAAATCTACATTGGGGATGCAATCACAGCAGCAGGTGAGACCAGCGATGTTTGGTTCTCTTGGCAAAGATCAAGAAATGAGGATGGCAAACATGAAAATGCAAGAGCTGATATCCATGCAAGGAGCAAATCAGTCTCAGGGTTCCTCCTCCAAGAAACCCTCTGAGCAGGTTGCTCAGAGTGACAAACATGCAGATAACAGTCATCGCCCTTTGCTCGATCAGAGAAGTGATACCAAACCGAACTATCCTCCATTAGGTGGTCAGGGAATCCAACCTGCACCTATGCAAGCTCCACAATCTCAGCAAAATATCATGAGCATGACAAACAATCAGATGGCTATGGCTGCACAGATGCAGTCAATGCAGGCACTGGCTCTTGAGCGTAATATTGATCTGTCACACCCTGCAAATGCAAATGTGGTTGCACAGCTTATCCCACTAATGCAGTCTAGGATGGCTGCTCAGCAAAAAGCTAATGAAAATAGTACTGGTTTGCCTTCTGGATCTTTCAACAAACAGCATGTTACCTCACCGCCAGTTGGAAACGAAAGTTCTCCCCATGGTAATTCCTCAAGTGATGTGTCAGGACAATCTGGGTCATCTAAAGCTAGGCAGGCAGTTTCACCTAGTACTCTTGGTGTGAATTCCAATGCAGCTCCACCTAACAATTCTAGCACCATTTCTGCCCAACAGTTCTCTGTGCAGCATTTTCCCCATAGGCAGCAATCCTCTCTTGGTCATGGAATGCCTCCTATTCAGCCTTCACAGTCACCAGGGAATCCGAATGAAGGGGTTGATAGTTTTCTTGCAAAAACTTCGGTAGCAGAATCTTCTCAGGCGCAAAATGCCAGACAGCCTAATCGGTCTCCTCAATCTGCAACTCCATCTAATGAAGGTGATGTGGGTAATCCATCAACATCTCAGGGTGGACCCAGTTCGCAGTTGAGACAATTGCACACTGGTTTCACCAAGCAGCAGCTGCATGTTCTTAAAGCACAGATACTTGCATTTAGGCGCCTGAAG AAAGGCGATGTAACTTTGCCACGTGAACTGCTCCAAGCTATTGCTCCTCCACCACTTGATTTACAGATGCAACAGGTGCTTTCACCTCCTGCAAATGCTGGAAAGGACAAATTATCTGGTGAAACTGTAGAGGAGCAGACCAAACATATGGAGTTCAGTGAGAAAGGGGCTCATGATGCAAAATCAGTAGCTGGAGTAGTTAATATGAAAACTGAAGGTTCAGGAGATGGTAGGGCTGCTGCTGCAGCTGCGAGCATGCAGAACTCTGTTTCTGCAGCAAAGGAGCAGAGGTTTGTGGGTCCTCCTGGAAAAGAAGAGCCGCAATATATTGGTAGTTCTGGGAAATGCGAACAGGAGTCTGAACCGGGCAATCAGAACACTCCTGTCAGAAATGATGTTGCTGTAGACAGGGGTAAAGGAATTGCAACACAGTCAAGTGCTTCAGATCCAGTGCAGGTCAAGAAACCCATTCAAGCAAGTAATACACCCCAACCTAAGGATGCTGGTTCAACACGAAAATATCATGGGCCGTTATTTGATTTCCCCATTTTCACTAGAAAACATGAGACCCTTGGATCGTCTATGATGAACAACAATAGTAACTTGACTTTAGGTTATGATATCAAAGATCTTTTTGCTGATGAAGGCAGGGAGATTCACAAAAGGAAAAGGGCAGAAAGAATTgggaaaattgatgaaatacTTGGTGTTAACTTAGAGAGGAAGAGAATTAAACCAGATCTTGTTACTCGGCTACAAATTGAGTCAAAAAAACTTCAGCTTGCTGAGTGCCAGGCACGCTTGAGGGATGAGATTGAGCAACAACAACAGGAAATAATGGCTATGCCTGATAGACCATATCGGAAATTCGTTCGACTTTGTGAACGTCAGCGTCAGGATCTTAACAGGCAATCACAGGCCAATCAGAAGGCAACTAGGGAGAAGCAACTAAAATCCATTTTCCATTGGCGCAAAAAGCTTCTCGAGGCACATTGGGCTTTCCGTGATGCTCGAACTGCCCGGAATAGGGGAGTACATAAGTATCATGAAAAGATGTTGAGGGAGTTCTCCAAACTGAAGGATGATGACCGTAATAAAAGGATGGAAGCcttgaaaaataatgatgtggAAAGATATAGAGAGATGCTTCTGGAACAACAGACTAATGTACCTGGGGAGGCCGCAGAAAGATACGCTGTTCTCTCATCATTCTTAAGTCAAACTGAGGAGTATCTACACAAATTGGGCAGTAAAATAACAGCCACTAAAAATCAGCAGGAGGTTGAGGAGGCAGCTCATGCAGCAGCTGCTGCTGCACGTGCCCAG GGTCTCTCGGAAGAAGAAGTTAGAGCTGCCGCTGCTTGTGCGAGAGACGAAGTCTCGATAAGGAACCGGTTTTCAGAGATGAATGCACCAAGAGATAGTCAATCTGTTAACAA GTACTACAATCTGGCACATGCTGTGAATGAAAGGGTCATAAGACAGCCTTCAATGCTACGAGCTGGAACTCTACGAGACTATCAACTT GTTGGTCTGCAGTGGATGCTATCattatacaataataaattaaatggaatTTTGGCAGATGAGATGGGTCTTGGCAAAACTGTGCAG GTGATGGCCTTGATTGCTCATTTGATGGAGTTCAAAGGAAATTATGGCCCTCATCTTATTATTGTTCCCAATGCTGTGCTTGTCAACTGGAAG AGTGAATTGCATACTTGGCTTCCTAGCGTTTCCTGTATATATTATGTTGGTGGGAAAGACCAAAGGGCGAAATTGTTTTCTCAA GAAGTGCTAGCCATGAAGTTTAATGTCCTTGTGACAACCTATGAGTTCATCATGTATGATCGTacaaaactttcaaaaattgaTTGGAAATATATTGTAATTGATGAAGCACAACGGATGAAGGACAGAGAGTCAGTATTAGCTCGTGACCTTGATAGGTATCGCTGCCAAAGGCGTTTGCTTCTTACAGGGACACCATTGCAG AACGATCTTAAAGAGCTTTGGTCTCTTTTAAACCTACTACTCCCAGAAGTTTTTGATAATAGAAAAGCATTTCATGATTGGTTCTCTCAACCATTCCAAAAGGAAGGGCCTGCACATGAAGATGACTGGCTCGAGACAGAGAAGAAGGTGATAATTATCCATAGACTACATCAAATATTGGAACCGTTTATGCTTCGGCGGCGTGTTGAAGATGTAGAAGGATCACTTCCTCCAAAG GTCTCGATTGTTTTGAAATGTCGAATGTCTGCAATACAGAGTGCCATTTATGATTGGATCAAATCAACTGGCACTCTCAGGGTTGACCCTGAAGATGAACATCGCAAGTGTCAAAAGAACCAAAATTATCAGGCTAAAACTTACAAAACTCTAAACAATAGATGCATGGAGCTACGGAAAGCTTGTAACCATCCATTGCTAAATTACCCTTATTTCAGTGACTTCTCAAAGGATTTCCTTGTGAGGTCTTGTGGAAAATTGTGGGTTCTGGATAGAGTTTTGATGAAGCTTCAGAGAACGGGACACAGGGTACTGCTCTTTAGTACCATGACCAAACTTCTTGATATAATGGAGGAATATTTGCAGTGGCGAAGGCTTGTTTTCAGAAGAATTGATGGGATGACTAGCTTGGAAGACCGTGAAAGTGCTATCGTTGAGTTTAATCGACCAGACACCGATTGTTTTATCTTCTTACTTAGCATTCGTGCTGCTGGACGGGGTCTCAATCTGCAGTCTGCTGACACAGTGATCATATATGATCCGGatccaaacccaaaaaatgaGGAGCAGGCTGTTGCTCGTGCCCACCGTATTGGGCAGACGAGGGAGGTGAAAGTCATTTACATGGAAGCTGTGGTCGGCAAAATATCCAGCCATCAAAAAGAGGATGAATTCGGGAGTGGAGGAGTAGTTGACTCCGATGATGACCTTGCTGGAAAGGACCGGTATGTGGGTTCAATTGAGAGCTTGATTCGGAATAATATTCAGCAGTATAAGATTGACATGGCTGATGAAGTTATAAATGCTGGGCGGTTTGACCAGAGGACTACACATGAAGAGAGGCGGCTAACTTTAGAAACACTTTTGCATGATGAAGAAAGATACCAAGAAACAGTTCACGACGTTCCTTCTCTTCATGAGGTAAACCGTATGATTGCTAGGAGTGAAGAAGAAGTGGAGCTTTTTGATCAAATGGATGAAGAACTTGACTGGGCAGAGGACATGACTCGATATGATCAGGTCCCTGATTGGCTTCGTGCTAATACACAAGAAGTAAATACTACCATTGCTAAGTTATCAAAGAAGCCATCAAAGAATGCTGTATATGGTGGAATGCAACCTCCTGGTGAAGTGGCTTCTGAGATTTCTGAGAGGAGGAGAGGGCGGCCTAAGGGAAAGACTCCTGTTTATACTGAATTAGATGATGAAAATGGAGAATTTTCTGACGCAAGCTCCAATGATAGAAATGGATATTCTGttcaagaagaagatgatggaGACATTGGGGAGTTTGAAGATGATGAATCCACTGAAGCACCTGGAGTCAATAAAGATCAATCAGAAGAAGATGCTCCTGTTTCTGCTGATGGATATGAATACCAAAGAGCTTTGGATAACGTCAGAAACAATAGCATACTTGATGAAGCTGGCTCTTCTGGGTCCTCTTCGCATAGTAGGAAGTTAATGCGCATGGTCTCACCTTCCGTGTCCTCTCAAAAGTTTGGATCACTTTCTGCATTAGATGGCAGGCCCGGCTCCCGATCAAAGAAATTG GCAGATGAATTAGAAGAAGGTGAGATTGCTGTATCTGGAGATTCTCCTATGAATCAGCAGCATTCTGGTAGCTGGATCCAAGATCGTGATGAAGGTGAAGATGAACAGGTCTTGCAACCCAAGATAAAACGAAAACGGAGTATTCGGCTTCGCCCACGGCCTGTTAGGACTGAAGAGAAGCCCAGTGACAGGTCATCTTTTCGTCCTGGTGATCCTACTATGTTACCAGTACACATGGATAATAAATACAAGACTCAAGCAAGTGATGACCGTTCCCATAAAGTTCTTGGAGATACTAGTTCGATGAAATCAGAGAAAATTGATTCATCTACCAAGAACAAAAGAAATCTACCATCAAGGAGAAATACAGCTAATGTGCAAAGTACTCTTAGATCTGGGAGAGTGAACTATGGGCCTGCTGTTGCATATGATTCCTCTGAACATCTTACAGAAAACTTGGACACTAAAGTTGTGAAGGGGCCTAAAACTAGTGGCCCTAAGATGTCCGAGGTCGTTCTGAGAAAG TGCAAGACTGTTATAAGCAAGCTCCAGAGAAGAATAGATTATGAAGGTCATCAAATAATACCACAGCTAACTGAGCTGTGGAAAAGAAATGATTATGCCAGTGGAGATGGTGATTGCCTTTTGGATTTGAGAAAGATTCATAACCGTGTTGACAAATCTGAGTACAGTGGAGTCATGGGATTTGTGTCTGACGTGCAGCTTATGTTGAAGTCTAGCATGCAGTATTTCGGTTTTTCATATGAG GTGAGGTCGGAGGCGAAGAAAGTCCATGACCTCTTTTTCGATATAATTGGGGTAGCATTCTCAGATACTGACTTTCGAGAAGCCAGAAGTTCCATGTCTTTCACTGCTCCTGTTTCCACGCCAGCCACCGGTCCATCTTCACGACAGTTTCCTTCTGCTCAGGGGAAGCGCCAGAAATCAGTCAAAGACGTGGATTCAGAAAATACTCCTTTCCCTAAGACACAGACCCGCACACCCATTCACACTGTCGAGAGTTCTAAAGCCAGGAACTTGATGCCTCACAAGGATTCGAGGCTCGGAAGCAGCAGCAGTCGGGATCTTGGCCAACCAGATGACGCTCGCCCTTTCACTCACCCAGGAGATCTCGTTATCTgcaaaaagaagaggaaagaCAGGGAGAAATCGGGTACGAAGTCTGGAAACGGTTCAGCAGGTCCATTGTCACCTACAGGCATTGGACGTGTGATGAAGAGTCCAGGGTCAGTCTCAGGCGCTAAAGATATTGGCTCGAGCCAACATGGCTGGGGGCCCCTTTCCCCTCAACAAGGGAACAGCAGCGGTGGCTCCGTCGGCTGGGCGAATCCTGTAAAGAGAATGAGAACTGACGCTGGAAGGCGGCGGCCTAGCCATTTATGA